TTTGcaaatgtagttttttgtttttttgttttttgttttttttttaacctcaacTGTCTAACAGTTTCTGTTAACTTTAGCTGAATATGTAAAGCTTTAGTAGTCAATTTTGACCTTTTGGCTAATGCTAATATTAGCTATGCTAAAACCTAAAGTTTTACCAGTTAAGCTCAACTAGCATGAAGCTTAAACTACCTAAAGCTGAAACAAAAGTAACCATTTATTTATTGGCTAGAGGTAGTTTCAAGTTTTCAAGTTTGCagtatttgttttgcttttaattaCACGATTAGCATCAGAGCTTCTTTCACAAAACCATCCCAGACTGCAGAAGCGAGGCTGGGAAACAGACGGCACGGCTAGCTTCCTCTGCTAGCTCATGCTGCCTGCCACGGGAACGTCACGTCTTCATCAGGGagcgtccgtccatccgtccggACACCACATGTAGCACATCGTcgtcttcttcagctcctcctcatcaaACTGAGACCACCGCGGCTACAACAGCACAACCTGCACAATGACAATCACACCGTAGCTTCTCGAccccgtccagcagcagctctcatgTGCGTTTGTTGGAATTAGCTGGAAGTAGTTGTGTTTTAAAGACAAAAGACAGTCTTccatattgatttttatttatttgtaagtgttgtttttttttagatgttatGAGTAAAACGTGTAACAGAGGGTCATTTTATTAGCATGTGAGAGATTTTTGCTCTGTATCTCAGGTGTTGACTGCATTTGCAGCTTTGAAAACTTCCATGGAATGAGtgattgcttttattttcatatgATCAAATTAAgttatgtaaaaaaacaaatgaataaataaaaatccgCTGTTAActtttagcatttagcattgcaaaaagcaaagatttattcttttttttccacctatAAAGTGACACAGACATTGTTTCTGGACATTATATGTTCTTGTTCACGAATTAGCTTGAAGCCTAAGGCTAGGTTCTTATTCAGACATTTAGTTAAATCATCTTCACAGGTtagcaaaaagttaaaaacccatttaaaaaaaatgaaactcagTTTGATGCAAATGGTTTATTAGCATAATTTAGCATGTTTAGGAAAATACCTTTATCCAGCAGCAGTATTGATACCAGCATCAAAACTGCTGCCTTGTAAGATTTTCTAAACTCAAtacattcattttttaattttgctactataaatacatttaaaccaACATCCACGGTCATTATCATCACGTTATTAATAACTGAGACTGTTAGCACTGTGATGCGATCACAGGGTTTTCGGGTTAGAGTTCTACTTTatcagtttaaaaagaaaaaaaatatcctgaATGCATGTAAAAATAACCGTTTGacatgaaaacattccaaaagCATTGGCATAATCTACCTTAACCAGTGAGCAAATCACTGGAGTACATTGCCTTTCTGAAAAATGGGCTTTAGAACTAAATAAACATCAAGTAAATGTGCTTTTAGTTAGCATTCAGATGCTATCCACGGGCCAATAAACTGAAGTATTAAAACAAAACtcattttccatattttttgcttattagggaccgagcctcgaagggcaaggtctctattgttcttcttttagcaatgaattttatttaatctgattcCAATTGAAGAGATTTATttagtttggaaaataaaagctacttGAACACGGTCCAACTGATTGCTATGTTAGCATCTCTCAATGTATTGAAACATTTCATTGAATTATTATTAAGATCACTGCAGTCACTTCCTTTTCGATATTTATTATCTCAACATATCACCAAATGTGTACAGCTGTTAATTTAAAGCTTTTTGtaatttaagtgtgtgtgtagagaggCTGTCCTTTTCAAGCAGCTGCAATATTTTCGTATTTTGAGGATCTTGTGGGGTTTGGGGTTTGTCTGGGGCTCagatttgtgttttgatttgcaGTTTGTCTTCTGAATTAAAGGCGCAGCTGTATCCGGTGTGGTAAATCGCTCGTTCGACATCCTGTTTGGTTTTAATTATTTGGTTCACAGGTGACCTTTATGTGTCTGACCTCATTTTTCACTAacagcaggttaaaaaaaaaaagagataagaatcccaaaatgttttcacatcttTATCTTTATTGacaacagaaagagaaacagttaACACGTCTACAGAAAAAAGAACAGACATGAACTCAGAGAGAAATTAAAGCTGGGAAACGAATATGGCTAAAGTTACCTCACGTGTTCTCAGGaggtttaaattaaaataaaggaGGCCTATGGGTTAAAACAGCCTCACTGGAGCGATGTGACTTTACCAGGAGACAGCGGCACTTTGAAAAACCAAGAAAAGGAATAAAGCCCATAACTTTACATTTTGCCAATGAACCATTATGTTATTAAAGTATCAATTAAACTGCTTCTCTTGGAAGTGAAACGTTACTTTAATATATTATTATAATCTTGTTGGCTCCATTACTTTAAAAATGGCCCGTCTTTACCTGAGGGGTGATTATTCCAAAGTTGTGTGTAAATCTTTAACAGCAAACTGAAATACTGGGGGATTTGATGTTTGAGACAAATGGAATCATTCAAATGCCATTTTTATACATTACTGCCAATTCaaaggaagaaaacagtgaaatcacactttttttttccacattcttGCACATGCTTGTCTAATATTTAGTCTATAACAGTTTCACCTTCAGTAAACTCAAGCAGTGAACCACAGTTGAGGGTTTCACGCCCTTTAAAAGGTCCCAGTGTTACAGTTAAAAGCATGAAGGAGCAGAATGAGCCAGTGGAGTGGAGCAAACTCCCATCAGTGCAGCAGCCTCTTTATCTTTGGGGTCTAAATGGTGAGAGAGGTTCTTCCAGCACTGTGTTGGCACACCTTATTTGATCTCTGATAGATTCAAGTAGTCGGATGATGAAAATAAGCCACGGGGGTCCAGCTGAGAGCAGATCCAGAAGAGAACatgagtgtgtttttcagagcatttcaaaaaggTTGTAAACAACTGAAAGtgtatgaaaatgtcaaatctgGAGAAGAAATACTGAGTTTGTAGTTTTGTAGTTTGAGGTCTTCATAATTACCGTCTCCTGCTGTGATGTTTTATTACCTTAACTCATCTCTGTTATACTTTCTACAGATTCACTCTTTAAAAGTTGTTCTACCGGGATTGGGTGGGAAAAGGCATCCCCATTAAGGTTCTGTGGTTAAATATACACTTATACTCATGCATATAAATATGAATTGTTCCATTTTTCTCGTTTTGGACCGAGGCTCCTTTCTCCTGTGTCTGtagttgttttctgtgtttactgATATGCGGGTGgtgtttttcctgtgatgaTAGCGTCTGAAGGCCGCGGTGTGTTCTGGcgcctctggaggaggaggggggcgggcagaggaggaggaggcgtctCCATGAGGTCCGCTGTGTCTGAGAGCAGCTCCCGCTCACGGTCTGGGTTCAGTCCCATGTCTGCGGCGGCCGGGGATTATCTGGCGTCGTTGAGCTGCCGGGCCACCGTCAGGATCTCCTTGGCTCCTTTgcccagcagcaggtcggcCAGGTCAGCGCCCAGCTTCTCGGCGCGGTCCTGGGCGTCGCCGGGGATCTTGGCGGCCGTCACCCCGACCCGCTGGACCTGCTCGTCCACCTTCTGCACAGCCTGCGGCAGGGCGGTCACAGAGTGAGGGGCTTCTCCCAGTCAAGCACACGCCGGGTCACACGGAATCGAACCGCTTACCTCGCTTTCGGCGGCGATGCTGGTCTGCATGGTCTCCTTCAGACTCTCGGATCCGTCCAGACTGTACACCGCCCCCGTCAGGTAGAGCTGGAACAGCAACAGGCAGTCAGACAGCGCTGTgatcgccccctggtggacgaACAGCTGCTCATATGGAGACGAGCTGAAGGGAAGCTACATCAatgagtgggaggaagatgctctaaaaggTGGATGTGAGCTGGAGACAGGAAGACGGGTGTGTGGCGATCAGGACTTCTTTTACCTACCGTTCTTACCTGGCAGTCTTTCACCTGAGTGTGAACGGCGACCGGGACGCTGCAGCCGCCCTCctgcggagcagagctcagctcgtcacacaggaaaacacaacagccagtgtgtgcgtgtgcgtgtgtgtgtgtgtgtgtgtgtgtgtgtgtgtgtgtgtgtgtgagcgtacCAGCCGTTTGAGGAAGGCTCTCTCGGCGATGCAGCGCAGCACCGTGTCGGGGTCGTGGAGGACTGACACCATCTCCAGGATGTCTGCGTCTCGGGCTCGAACCTCCACCGCTAAAGCTccctgacaacacacacacacacacacacacacacacatttataaaacacacgcacacacattgcGTTCTCCATGCAGTGCTCACACAGCTCCTACCTGTCCCACTGCGTACATGCAGTCCTCTGGACCCAGGATCTACACAGGACACAagcagaggtcaggggtcaggggtcagaggtcagaggtcaggggtcagggtatCACACAGGGCTCTGCTGGCCCGGGCGCGGCTCCGGTACCTGACTGATGCGGTCCTCCCAGCCCATCCTCCTCAGGCCGGCTGCGGCCAGGATGATGGCGGAGAAGTCGTTCTTGTCGTCCAGCTTCTTCAGACGGGTGTTGAGGTTTCCGCGCTGAAGGGCCGACGCTCAGgaaaaccacaaacaaacaaacgaacaaacaaacaaacaaacaaactgcccAGCGGTGGAGGGCTCGAGAGGAACCGCTGCTCCGCTGGTGTTTGGGATGTTTTGAACAGTGGCCAGAATCAAACTGCTTCTGAGCATTAAACTGATCGCTTGGTCACAAATTGAAGAATTAATAATGATTAATCACTATCTGTtaaatctctctctttttttttttaaacattaattCGTAGTATTCCACAGGTCTGGCCTCTGGATTCAAACCTTTCAGTCAGGATTGTCACCACGTCCACAATATGTTACATTACTACTAATACATTAAAAAGCAATACAATCATTTATTACTATTAATAAATAATGATGACAAAGTTTTTAAGAGGATACGATGTCTTTGAAGTCCAGGTGAGGAAACCTCTTCTTCAGCTGAGCAGCGCGACGCAGAGAGCTGGTGCCaatcacactgaacacacacacaattgttATTGATGCAGGCGTACAGGAACAGGTAAGTTGAGAtggtgcagagtgtgtgtgtgtgtgtgtgtgtgtgtgtgtgtgtgtgtgtgtacatacctGTTCTCGGGCAGTGTGTCCAGGGTCTTCCCGGCGTGTTTGGGATGCAGAACCACTGCATCATGGGGGTTTTCTCTCCTGCAGTAAACAGACATGGAGTGAAACAGGTGGAACAGTAAACACTGGTCAGtacatgaggaaaaacacaccagCGCTCTTTCTCTTGAATTTCCCAGTCTGGGATTAATAAATTATCTCTCTATCTATTTCTCTTGCTCCTGACGGCTTTATTTCTTTACTCCAgtccacagcagcagtgtttcagtgtgtcgGAATTCCTACAGTAAAATCTGGACAACCCATCAAACAAACATGTGACGAAGAGGAAAAACTACATTGGAAGCTGGATTTATTCTCCACATTATTCTGAGAAGTCTtgtgtttttcaacattttgtctaattgcaaaaaaaaaaaaaattctcagcGCCTTTTTAAATCATGCATTCTTCTGTCATTGTGATGAATTATGACGGCTGTACCTCCAGTCACACAGCAGCAAGAGGGTCACGCTCCTCACCAACTcttcaaatatattttatatcaCTTAACACTGAGTGTGTTTATGCATTGGTATGAGTTTAGTTGATATACTTTAATACTACTTGTAAGCATGCATATTTAGGTATGACTGTCTGTTCAGCTTTATTCAGTCCGGTTGTGTGTTGCCGGTGCTGAGAGAGTCCAGGCAAGCAGCGTGAACAGGAAGAGCTGTGGGCTGGAACCAAATCACCTCCCTCAAAAGGGGGGCAGGGAGAtcattttttggttttggttctTTTGTGTCAACTTGAcattagtttggtttggttcttttgacttcttttaaaaaacaaagttaatTTGATGAAACATTTTCGTTAATAAATAGCTTTCTTTCTGAAATCCTCATGTTTGACCGGCTCGGTCCCTCACATCAATTTAACAGATCATTTGaaggaaacagaaataaaggtGTCACTTGTGTGATAAAGCGTAGCAGCTTTTCGCTGTCAAACAGAGACACCTAGTGGTCACAGCTGGGATGTGTCTATAATTTAACATAtcagttcatttttttaatagaaacagcaaaaaaatcaaacaaagtgatttatagtccagaaaataGAGTATTATTGTCTGGCTGTCAGTACTTCATGTGGTTTGTTGTTTCTGCTTCAGGCTTAGTTTTCATGATTAAAAGAGTTGAAATGAGACGTGCACTCACTTGAGCACGGCTCCGATGGTGAATCCTGGAGGCAGCGTGGTGGGAAGGTCTTTGAGTGAGTGAACCACCAGATCCACCctgcagaccacacacacacacacacacacacacacaaaataaaataaagcatctTTTGACGCAGCGAGCCCAGCTGGACCAGCGGCTCTCCTTTCATGACTGAACATCAGACGGACTCTTACTAAACTTCACTGCTTCTTAGggatcaaaaaagaaaaaaagaagtcgGCAACTCACTCGTTCTTCTCCAGGGCGTTCTCCAACTCTTTAGTGAACAGACTCTTCTCACCGATCTGCAAACATAAGGACAATGTTACAAACTTAGTAAATATGGAATAATCTTTTCAAGCACTGTGATAAAAActgaatcaaataaaaacattatacagatatttcactgtgttttgagATTTGTTCTTCAGAATAATAATCACGGCTATGCTTTCCTTTCATGTCGGTGTTTTGACtcatttttcattgatttatggAAAAACTTGTGGCTATCACAAAGAACTACAGACACACAGCTGGTGTTTCCTGTGCTGCTGGACAGACTCACCTTGGACAGAGCCGTGTCCAGGATCTTGTCTCCGGTTGTTGACATGGCGACTGAAACGCAAACACAGACGATGTGTTGAGAAAAAGAACTTAagtagaaaacacaaaaactggaCACAACCTTGAGTTTAATGGAggaaaattcattcattcattttccgccgcttcatccctttcggggtcgcgggtggctggagccgatcccagctgctgtgggcgaaggcggggtacgccctggacagttcgccagtctgtcgcagggctgacatatatagacaaacaaccattcactcacacattcatacctaggggcaatttagggtgatcaattaacctaccatgcatgtttttggaccgtgggaggaagccggagtacccggagggaacccacgcacacacggggagaacatgcaaactccacacagaaaggccccgagccccggtcctttgaacccaggaccttcttgctgtgaggcaagagcgctaaccaccgcgccaccgtgcggccagAGGAAAATTAACAGGTTGAATTTTCAGTGACAGTCAAACAAAGGGTTGATGgaaaaaatcttttctttcaCTGGTAAGCAGCTCACTAACAAAGGAGAAACTGTGTTTTATAGCTGATTAAATAGGAAAAAATTGGATTTTCTCCACGTTTAGAAGATTCTGCTGTAACGGTTAAGACgattacgttttttctggaaacaGGTCAGACAGAAACGActctcagctgcagcacacctgaccGGAATGAGAGGCTCGGTTTTTAATTTTAACGCTGGATTGACACACGCCGAAGCAGCAAcacgtctccatggaaactccTCAACTACAGGAAGAACAACCGAGTGACCGGACCGGACCAACTGGTCTGATCACTGAATCCATTCATCCCCCGGTGTTATGGGGATTTCTGCATGCAGACAGGGCAGTGGCCTCAGCATGACGAGGAACGGGAAGACTTTTCTTTATTAAGACATTCTCACAGTTTCCTGGCATCATTGTCCGTGTGTCACGTTGTGCCGTTCCGTTCAGAGGAAACTTGCTCATCTTCTCTCACAGAAACCACAGATGACACCATCTCATCAGACAGATCCACAGAGGAAGCTCATCTCTGGGATTCAACCTGCCTACTCCTAGTATtcagacacttcctgttttattctaAGAACAAAATCTTTTTACTGGCTTAGTAACAacgaaatgacatttttttggtCAATTTCTACAAATCAAAGcttaaaacatgtaaataacTTCACAATATTTGAGAAATCTACTAAAATCCAGAAGAAGATCTCATTTTAATCGATATTCATATCACAATAATTTTGTGACAAACATGAAAGTTCCCGCCGCCTCAGTACAAACTGACCAGAGATTCAATCAACATGCGGTGAAGTTGACACATTTCCAACCAGGCAGACGAGGTGGGAAAACACAGCAACAGGTACGAGACGAAAAACACTCCAACCAGGAAAGGTTTCAAACTTTCAGCAGAGGAAGTAAATCCGGTAAACTCTCACCAATCTCCAGATGGACGTCCGGGTACAGCTCC
The sequence above is a segment of the Salarias fasciatus chromosome 14, fSalaFa1.1, whole genome shotgun sequence genome. Coding sequences within it:
- the LOC115400899 gene encoding porphobilinogen deaminase-like isoform X3, producing the protein MSEEASSSDGNGKVSRVIRIGTRKSQLARIQTDSVADKLKELYPDVHLEIVAMSTTGDKILDTALSKIGEKSLFTKELENALEKNEVDLVVHSLKDLPTTLPPGFTIGAVLKRENPHDAVVLHPKHAGKTLDTLPENSVIGTSSLRRAAQLKKRFPHLDFKDIRGNLNTRLKKLDDKNDFSAIILAAAGLRRMGWEDRISQILGPEDCMYAVGQGALAVEVRARDADILEMVSVLHDPDTVLRCIAERAFLKRLEGGCSVPVAVHTQVKDCQVRTLYLTGAVYSLDGSESLKETMQTSIAAESEAVQKVDEQVQRVGVTAAKIPGDAQDRAEKLGADLADLLLGKGAKEILTVARQLNDAR
- the LOC115400899 gene encoding porphobilinogen deaminase-like isoform X1, whose product is MMEEGPYKYIRDGNGKVSRVIRIGTRKSQLARIQTDSVADKLKELYPDVHLEIVAMSTTGDKILDTALSKIGEKSLFTKELENALEKNEVDLVVHSLKDLPTTLPPGFTIGAVLKRENPHDAVVLHPKHAGKTLDTLPENSVIGTSSLRRAAQLKKRFPHLDFKDIRGNLNTRLKKLDDKNDFSAIILAAAGLRRMGWEDRISQILGPEDCMYAVGQGALAVEVRARDADILEMVSVLHDPDTVLRCIAERAFLKRLEGGCSVPVAVHTQVKDCQVRTLYLTGAVYSLDGSESLKETMQTSIAAESEAVQKVDEQVQRVGVTAAKIPGDAQDRAEKLGADLADLLLGKGAKEILTVARQLNDAR
- the LOC115400899 gene encoding porphobilinogen deaminase-like isoform X2, with translation MMEEGPYKYIRDGNGKVSRVIRIGTRKSQLARIQTDSVADKLKELYPDVHLEIVAMSTTGDKILDTALSKIGEKSLFTKELENALEKNEVDLVVHSLKDLPTTLPPGFTIGAVLKRENPHDAVVLHPKHAGKTLDTLPENSVIGTSSLRRAAQLKKRFPHLDFKDIRGNLNTRLKKLDDKNDFSAIILAAAGLRRMGWEDRISQILGPEDCMYAVGQGALAVEVRARDADILEMVSVLHDPDTVLRCIAERAFLKRLEGGCSVPVAVHTQVKDCQLYLTGAVYSLDGSESLKETMQTSIAAESEAVQKVDEQVQRVGVTAAKIPGDAQDRAEKLGADLADLLLGKGAKEILTVARQLNDAR